A genomic region of Polynucleobacter necessarius contains the following coding sequences:
- the metF gene encoding methylenetetrahydrofolate reductase [NAD(P)H] has translation MELSVEFFPPKTPEGESKLHLVRERFSETLKPAFYSVTFGAGGSTQSGTLKVVSDIHAAGAAVAPHLSCVGSSRESVREMLKQYQALGVKRIVALRGDLPSGMGQYGEFHHANELVEFIRSETGDWFHIDVAAYPETHPQAKSPASDVDFFVQKMKAGANSAVTQYFYNSDAYFRFVDEAYDLGVTQPIIAGIMPITNSTQLLRFSDACGAEIPRWIRLRLQSYGDDVASIRAFGEEVVTDLCDQLLTAGAPGIHFYSLNQADAVLAIADNLDLTK, from the coding sequence ATGGAATTAAGCGTCGAATTCTTTCCTCCTAAAACACCTGAAGGTGAGAGTAAGTTGCACCTTGTGCGTGAGCGCTTTAGTGAAACGCTCAAGCCAGCGTTTTATTCCGTGACCTTTGGTGCCGGTGGCTCTACTCAGTCTGGCACATTAAAAGTGGTGAGTGATATTCATGCTGCTGGTGCAGCGGTTGCTCCACACTTATCTTGTGTTGGCAGCTCACGTGAAAGCGTGCGCGAAATGTTGAAGCAGTACCAAGCCTTAGGCGTGAAGCGAATTGTGGCTTTGCGTGGCGACTTGCCTTCTGGCATGGGTCAGTATGGAGAATTTCATCATGCCAATGAGTTGGTTGAATTTATTCGTTCAGAAACAGGCGATTGGTTTCATATCGACGTAGCTGCATATCCAGAGACGCACCCCCAGGCCAAGTCACCAGCGAGCGATGTGGATTTTTTTGTGCAGAAAATGAAGGCAGGTGCAAATTCAGCTGTTACTCAATACTTTTACAACAGCGATGCTTACTTTCGCTTTGTGGATGAAGCCTACGATCTTGGTGTAACTCAACCCATCATCGCCGGCATTATGCCGATTACTAATAGTACTCAATTATTGCGCTTCTCGGATGCGTGTGGTGCTGAAATTCCACGCTGGATTCGTTTGCGTCTTCAGTCCTACGGGGATGACGTTGCTTCTATCCGCGCATTTGGCGAAGAGGTTGTAACAGACTTATGTGATCAGCTATTAACTGCGGGCGCTCCTGGCATTCACTTCTACTCGTTAAACCAGGCCGATGCTGTTTTGGCCATTGCAGACAATCTAGACTTAACGAAGTAA
- the ahcY gene encoding adenosylhomocysteinase, translating to MNTVSDLNNFVATRCAIADISLADFGRKEIAIAETEMPGLIAIRDEFAAQQPLRGARITGSLHMTIQTAVLIETLEALGAEVQWASCNIFSTQDHAAAAIAANGTPVFAIKGETLEQYWDFTHRIFEWADGGYTNMILDDGGDATLLLHLGARAEKDQACLSNPTSEEETILFAAIKKKLAQDPTWYSTRLEKVKGVTEETTTGVHRLYQMFAKGDLKFPAINVNDSVTKSKFDNLYGCRESLVDAIKRATDVMVAGKVAVVCGYGDVGKGSAQALRALSAQVWVTEVDPICALQAAMEGYRVVTMDYAADKADIFVSATGNYHVITHDHMAKMKNQAIVCNIGHFDNEIDVAGIEKYKWEEIKPQVDHVIFPAANGKPEKRIIILAKGRLVNLGCGTGHPSYVMSSSFANQVIAQIELWNAVGTDKYPIGVYTLPKHLDEKVARLQLKTLNAELTVLSDQQASYIGVTKEGPYKADHYRY from the coding sequence ATGAATACCGTTTCTGATTTAAATAACTTTGTAGCAACTCGTTGCGCAATTGCCGATATTTCTTTGGCTGACTTTGGTCGTAAAGAAATCGCTATTGCTGAAACAGAGATGCCTGGCTTGATCGCTATTCGTGACGAGTTTGCTGCGCAGCAGCCATTGCGTGGCGCACGCATTACTGGCTCATTGCATATGACTATTCAAACCGCTGTGTTGATCGAGACGCTTGAGGCGCTTGGTGCGGAAGTTCAATGGGCATCTTGCAACATTTTCTCAACACAAGATCATGCTGCTGCAGCTATCGCTGCTAATGGCACACCAGTGTTCGCAATCAAGGGCGAAACCCTTGAGCAATATTGGGACTTTACGCATCGCATTTTTGAATGGGCTGATGGCGGTTACACCAATATGATTTTGGACGACGGTGGCGATGCTACTTTGTTGTTACACCTCGGTGCCCGCGCTGAAAAAGATCAAGCTTGCTTGAGTAACCCAACTAGCGAAGAAGAAACTATTTTGTTTGCAGCCATTAAGAAAAAATTGGCGCAAGATCCAACTTGGTACTCAACACGCTTGGAAAAAGTAAAAGGCGTTACTGAAGAAACCACTACAGGTGTACATCGCCTGTATCAAATGTTTGCTAAGGGCGACTTGAAGTTCCCTGCGATCAACGTAAATGACTCTGTTACTAAGAGCAAATTCGACAACCTCTATGGTTGCCGCGAGTCCTTAGTGGACGCGATCAAGCGCGCTACTGACGTGATGGTGGCGGGTAAGGTTGCGGTAGTTTGCGGCTACGGCGATGTGGGTAAGGGCTCAGCACAAGCATTGCGTGCTTTGTCTGCTCAAGTTTGGGTTACTGAGGTAGATCCAATCTGTGCTTTGCAAGCTGCGATGGAAGGCTACCGCGTTGTGACTATGGATTACGCCGCGGATAAAGCAGACATCTTTGTTTCTGCAACTGGCAACTACCATGTGATTACACACGACCATATGGCGAAGATGAAGAATCAAGCCATCGTTTGTAATATTGGCCACTTTGATAATGAGATCGATGTTGCTGGTATTGAAAAATACAAATGGGAAGAGATCAAGCCACAAGTTGACCACGTGATTTTCCCAGCCGCTAATGGCAAGCCTGAAAAGCGCATCATCATTTTGGCCAAGGGTCGTTTGGTAAACCTGGGTTGTGGAACAGGACACCCTTCTTATGTAATGAGCTCTTCATTTGCAAATCAAGTGATTGCCCAAATCGAATTGTGGAATGCGGTAGGCACGGATAAATACCCAATCGGTGTTTACACATTGCCTAAGCATTTGGATGAGAAGGTTGCTCGTTTACAACTCAAGACTCTGAATGCAGAGTTAACTGTGCTGTCTGATCAGCAAGCTTCTTATATTGGCGTAACGAAGGAAGGCCCATACAAGGCTGACCACTATCGTTATTAA